A segment of the Candidatus Fusobacterium pullicola genome:
TTTGTTTACTTGATGCTGATGATACTTGGGAAAGTAATTTTTTAGAAGAACAAATAGCTTTAATAAAGGAAAAAGATGCGACTTTAGTTTTTTCATCACATAATAGAATTGATGAAAACGATAATATATGTTTAAAACCATTTATAGTGCCAGAAAAAATAGATTACAATTCACTTTTAAAAACATGTTCAATATCATGTTTAACAGCTATGTATGATGTAAGTAAGTTTGGAAAATTTTATTTAAGAGAAGATTTTAAAAGTTTGAGGGATGATTATATTTTATGGTTAGAAATAATAAAAAAATGTAAAGTTGCATATGGAAATAAAAAGATATTAGCAAACTATAGAGTAATGCAATCTTCAACAAGTGGAAATAAGAAAAAAGTTATAAAACCTCAATTTTTAGTATATAGAAAAGTTGAGAACTTAGGATTAATAAAAAGTTGTTACTATTTAATGTGGTGGGCTTATTATGGAATAAAGAAATATAAGGTATAAGGAGAATAAAGTGAAAAAATATGACTATTTAATAGTAGGAGCAGGGCTATATGGCTCAATATTTGCCTATGAGATGAATAAAAAAGGTAAAAAATGTTTAGTGATAGATAAAAGAAACCATATAGGTGGAAACATCTATACAGAAGAGAGTGAAGGAATAAACGTACATAAATATGGAGCACATATATTTCATACAAGTAATAAAGAGGTGTGGGAGTATATAAATCAATTTTGTGAATTTAATAATTATATAAACTCTCCGATAGCTAATTATAAGGGAGAAATATATAATCTTCCATTTAATATGAATACTTTTAATAAATTATGGGGAGTAAGAACTCCTAAGGAAGCTCAAGAGAAGATAGAGGAGCAAAAGAAAGAATTTGGAATAGTAGAACCTAAAAACTTAGAAGAGCAAGCAATCTCTTTAATAGGTAAGGACATTTATGAAAAGTTGATAAAAGGTTATACTGAGAAGCAATGGGGAAGAGATGCTAAGGAATTACCAAGCTTTATAATAAAAAGATTACCAGTAAGATTTACTTATGATAATAACTATTTTAATGATAGATATCAAGGAATACCTATTGG
Coding sequences within it:
- the glf gene encoding UDP-galactopyranose mutase, with the protein product MKKYDYLIVGAGLYGSIFAYEMNKKGKKCLVIDKRNHIGGNIYTEESEGINVHKYGAHIFHTSNKEVWEYINQFCEFNNYINSPIANYKGEIYNLPFNMNTFNKLWGVRTPKEAQEKIEEQKKEFGIVEPKNLEEQAISLIGKDIYEKLIKGYTEKQWGRDAKELPSFIIKRLPVRFTYDNNYFNDRYQGIPIGGYTKIIEKMLEGIEVRLSSNFFDKREEYENIANKIVFTGMIDEYYNYCFGKLEYRSLKFETEVLNEENYQGNAVVNYTEREIPYTRIIEHKHFEYGQQEKTVITREYPSEWKKGDEPYYPVNNERNNELYLKYKELADKEKKVIFGGRLGEYKYYDMDKVIEKVLKAWKNQ
- a CDS encoding glycosyltransferase, translating into MEKFEKGLVSIITPMYNGEKFVAKTIESVLNQDYSNWEMIIIDDGSKDNSPVIVEEYTKKDKRIQLVRQKNAGSGAARNNGIRRAKGQYICLLDADDTWESNFLEEQIALIKEKDATLVFSSHNRIDENDNICLKPFIVPEKIDYNSLLKTCSISCLTAMYDVSKFGKFYLREDFKSLRDDYILWLEIIKKCKVAYGNKKILANYRVMQSSTSGNKKKVIKPQFLVYRKVENLGLIKSCYYLMWWAYYGIKKYKV